The genomic DNA GGAGCTGCTGCAGCCCACCATGGACGAGATCGACGCCATCGCGTCGCAGGGCGGCATCTCGCGCGGCATCCCGACCGGGTTCACCGAGCTCGACGAGATCACCAACGGTCTGCACCCGGGCCAGATGATCATCGTGGCCGCGCGCCCCGGTGTGGGTAAGGCGCTGGCGCTCGACACCCCGCTGCCCACGCCCGGCGGCTGGACCACCATGGGCGACGTGTCGGTCGGTGACGAGCTGATCGACGCCAACGGACGGGCCACCCGCGTCATCGCCGCGACTCCGGTGCTGGAGGAGCGGCCCTGCTACGAGATCGACCTGTCGGACGGCACCACCATCGTGGCCGACTCCTCGCACCAGTGGCCGACGGGCCGCGGCATCGTCACCACCGCGACCTTGCGGCCCGGCGCCGACCGGCTCGAGCCGGCGTTGACCGCCGGTGGGCTGGCCGTGCTGACCCGCCCTGTGACGATCACCGATGTGCGCCGGGTGGATTCGGTGCCGGTGCGCTGCGTCGAGGTCGACAACCCGGCCCACCTGTATCTGGCCGGACGGTCGATGGTGCCCACGCACAACTCGACGATCGGCCTGGACTTCATGCGGTCCTGCTCCATCAAGCACCAGCAGGCCAGCGTCATCTTCTCGCTGGAAATGAGCAAGACCGAGATCGTCATGCGACTGCTCTCGGCTGAAGCCAAGATCAAGCTGGGCGACATGCGCTCGGGCCGGATGAGCGACGACGACTGGACCAAGCTGGCCCGCCGCATGAGCGAGATCTCCGAGGCGCCGCTCTACATCGACGACTCTCCGAACCTGACCATGATGGAAATCCGGGCCAAGGCCCGTCGTCTGCACCAGAAGGCCAACCTGCGGCTCATCGTCGTGGACTACATGCAGCTGATGACCTCGGGTAAGAAGTTCGAGTCCCGGCAGCAGGAAGTCTCGGAGTTCTCCCGGTCGCTGAAGCTGATGGCCAAGGAACTCGAGGTGCCCGTGGTCGCCATCAGCCAGCTGAACCGTGGTCCCGAACAGCGCACCGACAAGCGCCCGCAGGTGTCGGACCTCCGCGAATCGGGGTGCCTGACGGCGTCGACCCGGATCCTGCGCGCCGACACCGGCGCCGAGGTCACCTTCGGTGAGCTGATGGCGACGGGGGAGCGGCCGCTGGTGTGGTCGCTCGACGACCGAAAGCGCATGGTTGCCCGGCCCATGACCAACGTGTTCTATAGCGGACACAAGGAAGTCTTCCTGCTGCGCCTGGCCTCCGGACGTCAGGTGGAGGCCACCGCCAACCACCCGTTCATGACCCTTGATGGCTGGGTATCGTTGGGCGACTTGGCTGTTGGTGATCGCCTTGCCGTGCCGCGCCGCGTGCCGGAGCCGGTGCACACCGAGCGCATGGACGAGGCCGAGATCATCATGCTCGCGCACATGATCGGCGACGGCTCGTGCGTCAAGCGTCAGCCCATCCGGTACGCGTCGATCGACGAGGCGAACCTCGTCGCTGTCGCTGGTGCGGCGAAGCACTTCGGTATTACGGCCGTGCGCGACGAATATCCGGCGGCCCGCGTGACCACGTTGCGCATGCCGGCGCCGTACCGGTTGACCCACGGCAAGCGGAATCCCATCGCGGCCTGGCTGGACAAGCTGGGGCTGTTCGGGAAGCGGAGCTACGAAAAGTTCGTTCCCCAAGAGGTTTTCGCGCTGCCCAACGATCAGGTGGCGCTGTTCCTGCGGCACCT from Mycolicibacterium phocaicum includes the following:
- a CDS encoding replicative DNA helicase, encoding MAVADDLGRSDMEEPPSEDFGRQPPQDMAAEQSVLGGMLLSKDAVADVLERLRPGDFYRPAHQNVYDAILDLYGRGEPADAVTVAAELDRRGLLKRIGGAPYLHTLISTVPTAANAGFYAGIVAEKATLRRLVEAGTRVVQYGYAGAEGADVADLVDRAQAEMYDVTQTRSSEDFTVLEELLQPTMDEIDAIASQGGISRGIPTGFTELDEITNGLHPGQMIIVAARPGVGKALALDTPLPTPGGWTTMGDVSVGDELIDANGRATRVIAATPVLEERPCYEIDLSDGTTIVADSSHQWPTGRGIVTTATLRPGADRLEPALTAGGLAVLTRPVTITDVRRVDSVPVRCVEVDNPAHLYLAGRSMVPTHNSTIGLDFMRSCSIKHQQASVIFSLEMSKTEIVMRLLSAEAKIKLGDMRSGRMSDDDWTKLARRMSEISEAPLYIDDSPNLTMMEIRAKARRLHQKANLRLIVVDYMQLMTSGKKFESRQQEVSEFSRSLKLMAKELEVPVVAISQLNRGPEQRTDKRPQVSDLRESGCLTASTRILRADTGAEVTFGELMATGERPLVWSLDDRKRMVARPMTNVFYSGHKEVFLLRLASGRQVEATANHPFMTLDGWVSLGDLAVGDRLAVPRRVPEPVHTERMDEAEIIMLAHMIGDGSCVKRQPIRYASIDEANLVAVAGAAKHFGITAVRDEYPAARVTTLRMPAPYRLTHGKRNPIAAWLDKLGLFGKRSYEKFVPQEVFALPNDQVALFLRHLWATDGSVRWDEKVGIGRVYYATTSRQLADDVVQLLLRVGVQGRIARAKKAGYRDCWHVCIDRAENQTAFITKVGAHGARDENALEVLAQLRKRTGRPGSDTLPAEVWDLVQSEMAEKGWTNRDLKLATNVTACESRWKTSPGRHIIHRIAAALGNRELHDLATNDVFWDEIVEITSIGEQDVYDGTVDGTHNFVAQGISAHNSLEQDADMVMLLHRPDSIDRDDPRGGEADIILGKHRNGPTANITVAHQLHFSRFTNMAR